From Jiangella mangrovi:
GCCCGAGCCGGACTCGCCGACGATGCACGTGGTGGAGCCGCGGCGGATCCGCAGGGAGACGTCGTCGACGGCCTTGACCGCACCCTCGTCGGTGTGGAACGTCGTGCACAGGCCCTGCAGCTCGAGGATCGAGCCCGGGTCCATCGGCCGGTCGCCGCCGACGGTGGCCGCGGCGATCTCGCGAGCGGCGTCCCGCTCCAGGGTTCGACGGCGCCAGCTCACGTCGTCCTCCTTCCGTACGGGTCGGCCGAGTCACGCAACCCGTCGCCGACGAAGTTGAACGCCACCACCGCCACGACCACCGCGAGACCGGGCAGCAGCAGCCACGGCGCCGTCGCCACCACCTGCACGCTCTGCGCGTCCTGCAGCAGCACCCCCCAGGAGACCGCCGGCGCCCGCAGCCCGAGGCCGAGGAACGACAGCGACGTCTCGGCGAGGATCATCGCCGGCACCGCGAGGCTGACCGTCGCGATGATGTGCGAGAGGAACGACGGCAGCATGTGCCGCGAGATGATCCGCCGGGTCCGCACGCCGTCCAGCTTCGCCGCCAGCACGTAGTCCTCGGTGCGGGTCTGCAGCAGCCGGCCGCGGATGACCCGGGCCAGGCTGGTCCAGCCGAGCAGCGACAGGATGATGGTGATCATGAAGTAGGTGCGGGTGGGTCCCCACTGCGGCGGGATCGCGGCGGCGAGGCCGAGCCACAGCGGCAGCGTCGGGATCGACATGATCAGCTCGATGATCCGCTGGATCACCGAGTCGATCCAGCCGCCGAAGTAGCCGGAGATGCCGCCCAGCACCAGCCCGAGCACCAGTGAGATCGCCACCCCGGCCAGGCCGAGCGAGAGCGAGATCTGCGCACCGTAGATGATCTTCGACAGCAGGTCGCCGCCGGTGCGGTCGGCGCCGAGGAGGTAGAACCGCTCCCCCGCCTCGGTCGGCCCGAACAGGTGGATGTTCGTGTCGATGACGCCGAGCAGCGAGTACTCGTCGCCGCGCACGAAGAAGCCGAGGTTGACCACCCGGCTGGTGTCCTCCTCGAACACCCGGGCCAGCGTCTCCGGGTCGGTCGACCCCGTGGTCGGGTGGACGTAGAAGCCCTCGGAGAACGAGAAGCTGG
This genomic window contains:
- a CDS encoding ABC transporter permease, producing MSTDQLPDQSPRPADPSADAPAETPAELATETGRSTADVTVASQRQLIWWRFRRHRLAMAGLWVMIAMYVVAIFAGFFAPFSKDTTSADHAYQPPQLPSFSFSEGFYVHPTTGSTDPETLARVFEEDTSRVVNLGFFVRGDEYSLLGVIDTNIHLFGPTEAGERFYLLGADRTGGDLLSKIIYGAQISLSLGLAGVAISLVLGLVLGGISGYFGGWIDSVIQRIIELIMSIPTLPLWLGLAAAIPPQWGPTRTYFMITIILSLLGWTSLARVIRGRLLQTRTEDYVLAAKLDGVRTRRIISRHMLPSFLSHIIATVSLAVPAMILAETSLSFLGLGLRAPAVSWGVLLQDAQSVQVVATAPWLLLPGLAVVVAVVAFNFVGDGLRDSADPYGRRTT